The Cytobacillus oceanisediminis genomic interval AAAGATAATTGAAACCTTCTGGCATGATCAATGAGACGAAAGCCAAATTCACCATTGGCCAGGATCAGCCCATCCCCCTCGATGTTTTTCAGCTGTGCTGCCACAAGATCATTGGAAAGTGTTCCCGTGCCAACAACAACTTCAGCATGAGAGGCATCTGTCATCCTGCATAATTGAGAACGCAAGTCCTTCAAACCGCTGATAAAATCATGATTGCGATGAGATACGGCTTCTTTTGAAAAAGCACTTTTCACTTTTGCATGAATGGGCACAGGACCCGGCAAAAATGAATGCCTGGCGGGTCCTGAATTTCTGGCCATTAAGCGTTCAAAGGATTTAGTTGAGCGTTCGAAGTTCTCTTTTGTTAAATACATGGGCTGAAACTGGGCTCCCTCCTCTCCTGTCAGAGGACCAAAAGGCAGAAACCCAATCCGCTTATACAATTTCTGCTGTCTGACCGTGCCCGATATCAGCGCCATCGTATAATTTTTTTCGAGGCAAAGCTCTACAAGCTTTTCACAAAGCTGATAAAAAACACGGGTGCTTCGATACTCTTTTTTGATTGACAGCAAGCGGATCTCACAAAATTCTCCTTTAACAGGCAAGTATTCTTCGAGATTAGGAAGTTTATAATCAAGCGAAAATGGCCTTTTGGCGCGGATCGCGATCATTCCGGCAACTTCCTCGCCAGCCTTGGCAATGACATATGTATTTTCTTCATGAAATTTATCAATTAAATGCTGATCTTCATTTTGCTTATGCTGAGGAATTTCTTCCACAAATGTCTGGTAGTTCAGCTGATGAATTTGTTCAAATTCATTAGGTTCGGTTGCGATTTTGCAGATAATATTCACAGTTTACCTCCTATGTTTAGGCATGATGAAATGGGTATGGGAAATTAGAACAATCAAAAGCAGCAGCAGAAGGCCTGCAGAAATGATGAATGAATCACCAATCACCCAGGCTGTTATGGGAATGGAAGCCATAGCGATAAAACCCGATCGTGTATACTTCCGGAGAACTGCATAGGCAATTCCCATCGTGATAGCCATTATCGCTATTGTCATGGGCTCCAAAAACAAAGCAGAAGCCAAGTAGACAACCACTCCTTTTCCCCCATGAAAACCCAGCTGAATAGGAAACAAATGGCCAATAAGCACGAAAACTGCGCTAAGGATTAATAAACCATCACCTTCAAACATGAGTCCAGTTACATATAAAGCGGCCCATGCCTTTCCAGCATCAATTGCTATTGTAAGCAAGAACCCCTTCTTGCCGATTGCTCTGCCTGCATTGGTAGCCCCTACATTCCCGCTCCCCTTTTTTCTTATATCCTCTTTTGCTATGTATTTAACCACATAATAAGCCCCGGTTACACTCCCCAATACGTAAGAAAAGATCATAACCATCAGGGCAGTCCACACATCATCGATCATACGCACATATCCCGCCTTATACTAATTAAACGATCAAAAAGGGTAAAAAGTTTCATATATTTACAAAATTACAATCAATTAACTTATACAGATAGTATAACACCCCTAATTTTACCATTAAACAAATTGAATGCCAGAGCCTGATTTCATAATTCTCCTATTTTAATGCCAACATTAAACTTTCTGTAAAAATAATTATTTTGTGTTGACATTGTTTAGTAATCGCATATAATTTGCATTAAGGCAAAACTTTTTAATAAATCCATAAATCTTGTCCATGTGACGTATAATTGCGCATAAACAATTAATTTGAATCAATTTAAATATGGGAAATAAAGGGGGATAAAATAATGAAGGATCCAGCAATTAGCATAGAGGATTTGCATGTTTCCTATTTCGGAAATGAAGCGGTGACAGGAGTCAGCCTTTCTGTTACTACAGGCAATTTGGTAGGAATTATCGGGCCGAATGGCGCAGGAAAATCGACTTTTTTAAAAGCCATGCTAAATCTCATACCAAAAGATAAAGGTGCGGTAAAAGTGCTGGGAAAACCTATTGCTGAAGTGCGCAAGAGTATCGCCTATGTGCCGCAGCGGAATGACATTGACTGGGATTTCCCAATCACTGTGCTTGATGCGGTTCTTATTGGGACCTACCCCCATTTAAAACTGTTCCGCCGTCCAAAGAAAAAGGATAAAGAGTGGGCCATGGAATGTCTTCAGCGAGTTGGCATGCAGGAGTTCAGCAGAAGGCAGATTGGGGAACTATCAGGCGGCCAGCAGCAGAGAGTTTTTCTGGCGAGAGCACTTGCTCAAAAAGCGGATTTGTTCTTTCTGGATGAGCCATTTGTTGGAGTTGATGTATCCAGTGAGGAAACCATTGTGAACATTTTGAAGGAGCTGTGCAGACAAGGAAAAACAGTGATTGTTGTACACCATGATTTAAGTAAAGCAAATGATTATTTCAATCAGTTAATTCTCCTTAATAAGGAATTGATCAGTTTTGGGACCGTTGAAGAAGTGTTTAAACCTGAAGTAATTGCAAAAGCATACAAGGGGCAATTTGCTTTTATGAATGAGATTGGGGTGTCGCTATAATGGCTTTTATTGAAGCGGTCATGCAATATGGCTTTCTGCAAAAAGCGTTATTAACCTCGGTTATGGTAGGAATTATCTGCGGAGTCATTGGGTGCTTTATCATCCTGAGAGGAATGGCTCTCATGGGAGATGCCATATCACATGCTGTACTTCCGGGCGTCGCTATTTCATATATGCTGGGAGTTAACTTCTTCTTTGGCGCAGTCATAAGCGGAGTGATCACAGCTATCGCCATTGGTTTTGTATCCCAAAACAGCCGGATTAAGCATGATACCTCGATTGGAATTATGTTTACAGCGGCATTTGCTTCAGGAATCATTATTATTACCATGCTAAAAAGCAGTACAGATCTATACCATATTTTATTTGGTAATGTACTGGCAGTAAGATTATCCGACATGTGGATCACTTTGGGCATCAGCCTTATTGTATTGGCGGCTGTTTACCTCTTTTACAAAGAATTATTGGTCACATCGTTTGATGAAACGATGGGAGCAGCTTACGGACTGCCAGTTCGTTTCATTCATTATTTCCTAATGACTCTCTTGACCATGGTAACCGTTGCATCCCTCCAGACAGTTGGGATTGTCCTGGTTGTTGCCATGCTGATCACCCCTGCAGCGGCAGCTTATCTCTTAACCGAGCGGCTGTGGATGATGATTTTCCTTGCCTCTGGCATTGGTGTGATTTCATCCATCGTGGGACTTTACTTTAGCTTCACCTACAACTTAGCTTCTGGAGCAACGATTGTCATATCATCTACTGCTATTTTCATTCTCGTTTTCTTATTCTCACCTAAGCATGGGCTAATTTGGAAAACGCTGAAAGTAAAGAAAAAGAGAGCTTCATTAGTTTAATTTTAATAAAATCAAATTTTTCAGGAGGTAAAACTTATGATTAAAAAAGGCATTCTTTTATTAGCTGCATCCCTTCTTTCTGTGTTATTCCTGTCAGCCTGCAGCAGCGGAAAAAGCAGCACATCAGCAAATGAAGATGGAAAAATCCAAGTTGTCACTACCTATTCGATTGTGTATGACATTGTTAAAAATGTAGGCGGGGATTTAGTTGAGATTCATAGTTTAGCACCCATTGGCTCCAATCCCCACGAATATGACCCGCTTCCTGAGGATGTGCAAAAAACAACCGATGCAGATGCTGTATTTTACAACGGCCTGAATCTGGAAGCCGGCAACTCATGGTTCAATAAGCTGATGGAAACTGCCGGAAAAGACGGTGAAGATGCGCCAGTCTTCCTGATGAGCAAAGGCGTTGATGCCATGCACTTAACCACAAAAGGCAAAGAAAGTGAAGAAGATCCCCATGCATGGCTGGACATCCGAAATGGGATCAAATACGCGGAAAATGCCAGAGATGGACTTATTAAAGCAGATCCAGACAACAAAGAGATTTACGAGAAAAACGCAGAAGAATATATTGCAAAGCTTCAGGAGCTGCATGATGAAGCGGTCGAACAATTTAATGAAATTCCAGAAAATGAACGGGTTCTTGTTACAAGTGAAGGTGCTTTTAAATATTTCAGCGAAGCCTACGGATTCCAGGCAGAATACATTTGGGAAATCAACCAGGAAAACCAGGGAACACCAGAACAAATAACAAGAATTGTGGATATTATCAATGAAAAAGGAATTACAGGTCTATTCCTGGAAACAAGCATTGACGCAAGAAGCATGGAATCCGTATCCGATGAAACCAATGTTCCGATCATGGGAAAAGTGTTTACAGACTCTCTGGCAAAGCCGGGTGAAGATGGCGATACGTACATCTCTATGATGGAATGGAATATTAAAACCATTAAAGAAGGCTTGACCCGGTAGATGAATTTTTGAAACAGAATGGGTGGATAGCCAGGGTGGGGGGATTTGATTCTTCATTGTTACCTTTCTCTTAGTCTTGTAAGCAATGAAAGGCACGATTTTCACTCATTTATGCCCTTGAGCTCATTCTTTTGCTTGTGAAGGGCACGATTCTCATGCTTTTATGCCCTTCAGCTCTGTCTTTTGTCTTTGAAGGGCACGATTCTCACCTATTCATGCCCTTCAGTTCTGACTTTTTCCTTTAAAGGGCACGATTCTCACTTATTCATGCCCTTCAGTTCTGACTTTTTCCTTTGAAGGGCACGATTCTTATGCTTATGTACCCTTCTGCTTATTTTTTAGTTGTGAATGGCACAATTCCAGCAAGCAGGTGAATCATGTGATCCACATTAGTTCAAAGAGATATATTCTGGAGATTTATCTATTACAGGAAGCACATGGGCATGCGACCATTTCCGGCATTGCAAAGGTATTGAAGGTCACCGTCTCAGCTGCATCTAAAATGGCCGGAAAGCTTAAATCAGGCGGTTACATTCACTTTCAGCCCTATGGAACAGTAAAACTGACAGAACAAGGTTTAGAAATTGGCAAAAACCTATTTCAGGATCATCAGGTTTTAATGGAGTTTTATCAAATAATAGGGGTTGAAGAAAAACTGATCCGGAAGAAAGTTAGTGAAGTTGAAATGCATATCGGAACGGAAGTTGTTTTTAAAATTAAGAGCTTTATAGAAGATCATAAGAAAAACGCTTGAGTTGTTTAATAAACATTCAAGCGTTTTTTGCCAGAATTTATTCCGGTTTCTTCATAAAAAGTGACAAGATTATATTAAGTATGGCTAAGGCCAAACTAATTTTAAATACCAGTGCCGAGCCCGCTGCCGCCGCCTGTGCCGGTTCTCCTGCGGCAGCTGCCAGGTAACTATTTTGCTTTGCGGCCATAAGGGATACCATAATGGCAATCCCAATAGCTCCGGACACTTGCTGCACTGTTTGCGTCAATGCAATCCCGTCTGGATAGTATTGTCTCGGAAGGGAATTCAGAGTGTTTGTCTGCACAGATGCCAGCACTGCCCCAATCCCCAGCATCATGATCATATGGGTTAACACAATCATCCATAAAGCTGTGTCTGTTCCAAACTGGGAATAAGCTCCATATCCAACCGCAACCAAAATGGTTCCGGGTGTGATGACTGCTTTCGGTCCAAATCTGTCAAATAATCGCCCGATTGCCGGAGCCAGAATGCAGTTTAGCAGGCTCCCCGGCAATAGAACCAGTCCGGTTGTGAATGCTGCGATGATCAAAGCCATTTGCATGTACATCGGTAAAATGACAAGCATGGACAGCATATTAAAGAACGTGATAAAACTCATAAATACACCCAGAACAAACAGCGGATATTTGAATGCTTTCAAATTGAGCATCGGCACATCCAATTTTGTCTGACGCACAGCAAAAATAATGAGTGCCAGAATCCCTGCTATGATCGATATGATGACAGAAGTACTTGTCCATCCGCCATGCTCGCCGCCAGCACTCACTCCATAGACGATTCCCCCGAACCCGATCGTTGAGAGGAAAACCGATAATACATCAATGGAAACTTTCAGTATCTCATTTACATTCGGCAAATACGAAAACCCAAATAGTAAAGAAAACAGGAGGAAAGGAATCGTAAACCAGAAGATCCAATGCCATGAGAGTGTATCTAAAATGAGACCTGCCAATGTTGGACCCAGCGCCGGTCCTGCCAGCATGACCAATCCCATGATTCCCATTGCCCCGCCGCGTTTATCAGGAGGAAAAATAGTGAAAATGACATTTTGCGTCAGGGGTAAATTAATCGCTAATCCTGCTGCCTGAATAATGCGTCCTGCTAGTAAAACTGGAAATACGGAGGCTGTCGCAGCCATGACAGTTCCGATAATGGATAACAGCACTGAAGCCATAAACATTTGCCTGGTTGTAAATTTTTGCATCATAATGCCTGTAACCGGCACCAAAATCCCCAGAGTCAAGAAATATCCTGTTGCCAGCCACTGAATGACAGTTGCATCAACGCTAAATATGAAGCTTAATTCGCCTAAAGCAATATTTAATGCCGTTTCACTGAAAAGTCCGACAAACCCTGCGACCAAAAGTGCCGCCATGATCGGGCCTGTTTTAACTTGCTTCTGTACTGCCGGAACCGCTTTAATCTGCCTATTTGCAATGGTCCCTGCTTTGTATTGATTATTCACTCGTAATACTCCTTCATTAGGAAAAGAATATCCCTTCAATTTTTGCTGTAAAGATATTAATGATTTCATTTATCAGCGTTTCCAAATTCCGCAGCACACCTCCATTTGCTAAACGGCTTGTTAACTATATCAAACTATTTTTCTTAACGTCAACTAAGTTGACAAAATTTTATTTTTCTGATATTATCAACTTAGTTGACAGTATCCTTATGTATGATATTGGATATCTGATTATAAATTTTTTAAAAGAATTGTCGCTTTCATTGGATAAGAGTGCAGAAGAGATAGAGGAACTAGTGAAGATAATGATAAAAGCAAGCAGATAACAGAAAAAAGAATGTCCCTTCTGAATGTGATATTCATCGGGACATTCTTTTTCATTGTTCAATAGAAACCGCTAAAGGAAGCAATTAGGCAGTTCTTTTCCAAATACTCTCCATGTTCTCAAGAGTTTTCCCTTTCGTTTCAGGTACAAACTTCCATACAAAAATGGCTGAAAGAACACTCATCAGTCCATAGAAGCCGTAAGTTAAGCCGCCGCTGAATTCCATCATCATCGGATAAGTCGATGAAATGAAATAGTTTGCGGCCCATTGTGCTGCTACTGCTACCGCCACTGCCTGTCCGCGGATTTTGTTTGGGAAAATTTCCGAGATCAATACCCAGCATATCGGTCCCCATGACATCATGAAAGACGCTGTGTAAACGATAATAAAAATTAACGTGCCCATGCCGATTATATTGGAAAAAGCCATTCCTGCAACACCAAACATCCCGATCGCCATGCCAATGGAACCCGTGATCAATAATGGCTTGCGTCCCCATTTATCTACAGTTAAAATGGCCACTACTGTAAAGATGACATTTATGACACCCATAACTATCGTCTGCAGCATCGAGGCATCCTTTGCTGCTCCCATGCTTTCAAAAATTCGCGGTGCATAGTACAAAGCCACATTAATCCCGACAAATTGCTGGAATACAGACAGCAGAATTCCTATAACAATCACTAATTTTCCGTATGCAAACAGTTTTTCTGCTGGAACATTTGCTGAGGCTGCTACCGATTTTTTGATTTCACCCAAGATCGTTTTTGCCTCTGCTGCACCATTAATTTTCGTAAGTACTGCTAAAGCTTTATCATCATGATTATTGATGGCCAGGTATCGGGGTGTCTCCGGAACCAGGAGCAGCAGAAGACCAAAGGCAAGGGCCGGAATAGCTTCTGAAGCAAACATGTACCTCCAGCCAACATCATTGATCCATTCCAAAGGACGCCCGCTGGCAATGCCCCAGTTTACAAAGTACACGACAAGCATTCCGAAAATGATCATAAACTGATTGAATGAAACCAGGCGTCCGCGGATATCGGCAGGTGCAATTTCGCCGATATACATGGGAACAATTGCTGACGCCAGGCCAACCCCAATTCCACCTATAATGCGATAAAGATTAAAAGTCAATAATAACGAGATGGTCGGTTCCCCTTTAGTGAAAAATAAAAATTCAGGAAAAGCGGAGCCTAATGCGGATAGGAAGAAAAGAACAGCCGCAGCAATCAGCGATTTTTTCCGCCCAAACTTCGACGCAAAATAACCGGAAATTAAACCGCCAATGATACAGCCAATTAAAGCACTCGAGGTTGTCGCCCCGTGAGCCAGCGACCCTAATCCCAAACTATTGATCAAATAGATTTCCAGTGACTTTTCAGCTCCTGAAATAACAGCCGTATCATATCCGAAAAGCAAACCTCCTATCGCAGCAACCAATGTAAGTGAACCAATATATAGAGAGTTCCGATTCTGTTTCATAGTTTGTAAAAGACAGATTTGAACCAAAATAGAGCGCTTACAATTTGACATTAATATAATTCAAATCTATCTTTACTCCTTTCTAGTAGAAATGTTTAAACAATGAGAAACTTGAAACTGGTTTTTGTTTTGAAGACCTCATTTTTCTCCAGGACAATAGAAGGAAAGTTTTCATGATGAATGGCATCAGGCGGACATTGTGTTTCCAGACATAGCCCCAAATGCCTTTTTGACTGAACACCTCTAATTTCAAAATCATTTCCCAGCATGTTCGCTGTATATAAAACAACACTCTGCCTATCCGTTTCCACTGCCAGTTTTCGTCCGCTTGCAGAATCCACTACAGCCATTTCACCTGTATTTAATAGAAATGGATGATCATAACCTCCGCCCGCAAGAATGTTCTGCTGATGGCCGGACTTTACGCCTTCTTTGATTTTCTTCCCTGCTCTGAAATCAAACGGGGTATTTTCAACATGTATGAATTCCCCAGTAGGAATCAATGTGTCATCAAGCTCCAGGAAGTGATCACTTTGCATGGTTACCTCGTGCTCAAGAATGTCCCTCTTTAAGTCCCCGCTTAGGTTAAAATAAGTATGGTTTGTCAGATTGATGATCGTTTTTTCATCAGATATAGCTTTATAACTAATGACCAGTTCATTCTCATTGTTCAGTGTATAGTTTACCGTTACATCAAGAGTCCCAGGATACCCTTCTTCTCCATCCGGGCTTACATAGGAGAACCTGATATTCGCCTCATTCCTGCCCTTTTCAGCGGCCGAGTCCCAAATTACATGATGAAAACCACCTTTACCTCCATGCAGATGGTGTTCCCCATCATTTTTTGGCAGCTGGTAAGCAGTTCCATCAAGAGTGAAAGTTGAGCCTGCTATCCTTCCGGCCACCCTTCCTATAATCGAACCAAAAAAGGGTGAATGCTTTGTATACTCTTCAAGCGTGTCAAAACCCAGGACCACATTCTCTATATTTCCTTCACGATCAGGGACAGATATCCCGGTAATGATTCCCCCGTATTCAATACACGATACTTTCATTCCATGATCATTGCTGATTGTATAGGATTTAACCTTGTGTCCATTCCATTCGCCAAAGATACTTTCAGTTATGTTCATGTAGATCTCCCTCAAGTCAGCTTACTTTTTCCTAAAACCGGCCAAACCCTCGTTCAGTTTCCTGGTTTGCACATAAACTTCCTTGTATAACTGGAAAAGTTCCTGATATTTCTTAACGTTTTCAGGGATTGGAGTATACGTCTTTTCGTATGTTATGAAGTCATCGGCACATGCTTCCAGAGATTCATACCATTTGCATCCATATGCCGCGAGCATAGCCGCACCTACAGCAGGTCCTTGTTCACTTGAAAGCTTTACGATTGTGCTATTGAAGATATCAGCCTGGATTTGCAGCCAGGCATCACTTTTTGCTCCTCCTCCGATTGAAATGATTGTATCGACTAGCTTGCCGCTTTCCCTGAATATTTCAATCGATTCATTTAAAGAAAAGGTAATTCCTTCAATGACCGATCGAACAAAGTCATTTCGATTATGTGAAGAGTCCATGCCGATAAAGCTTCCCCGAATAAGTGAATCTGCATATGGCGTGCGCTCACCGGCTAAATATGGCGTAAACAAAAGACCGTTCGATCCAATCGGAACCTCGCTCATTTCAGCCAGCAAGGAGTCGAATGATTCCATTTCTGCAAACGTATCTTTAAACCAGCTCAAACTATGTCCCGCTGCCAGGGTTACGCCCATTGTGTAATAGGCCTTTTCTTCACCATGATTAAAATAATGGACTTTCCCCTGAAAATCCTTGTCATTTTGTTCTTCATAGGATAAAACGACTCCGGATGTGCCAATGCTGCATAATGTTTTTCCTTCTGACAGAATACCTGAACCGATCGCACCACAGGCATTGTCAGCTCCTCCGGCAAATACCTTCGTTAAAGGATATAATCCCGTCTTCTCAGCAATCTCAGGCTTTAACGTCCCTACACATTCATGGGATTCAACTAAAGGCGGACAGATATTCACATCAATCCCGGTTAGCCCGCATATCTCTTCACTCCACATTTTCCGGCCGACATTCAGCAGCAAAGTACCCGCTGCATCACTATATTCACTATGAATCCTTCCAGTCAGTTTAAAGCGCAGATAATCTTTAGGGAGCATAAATACAGCCGCTTTTTCAAAAACTTCCGGCTCATATTGCTTCACCCAAAGCAGCTTTGGTAAAGTGAAGCCTTCCAATGCCGGATTCTTTGTGATTTCAAGCAGACGCTTCTCACCAGCCATGTCATAGATCTGTTTACACTGCTCTGTCGTGCGGGTATCATTCCAGAGGATTGCATTTCGCAGAACCATATTCTCTTTATCCAGAAGGACCAGGCCGTGCATTTGGCCTGAAAAACTGATTCCTTGAATGTCTTCCTCACTTCCATCGAACTGCTCTGAAATTTCTTTAAGAGCATCGACTGTTTTATCAACCCATTCACCAGGGTCCTGTTCACTATAACCCGACTTTTCATGAATGAGCGGATAAGACCTGGAAACTTCGCTGCATACTTCTCCCTTTTGATTCATTAATAAAACTTTTACCGAGCTCGTGCCAAGGTCAATCCCGATTACATATTTCATGATTGATCATCCTTTAGATAATGAAATGTATGCTAATCTTTACTTTTTAAAAATGTACTGGGACACTTTCGTATTCCCAGTACATTTAATCTTTTTATATTAATCTCTTACGCTTTTACACTCGCATAGGCTTCGAGAATGTATTTATTTAAGACAGCTTTTAGCTGTTCCTGTCTTCCTGACTTGTTTTCGATCTTTTCAAGCTGAAGAGCATGCTTCTCAAGCTTATGGAAGTCTGTTTTTCCCTCAACGATTTCAAGGCCGATGCCTTCCGTATAGCTGCTATATCTGTCAGCAATAAAGTTGTCTAATACTTTATCTTCAATTAAACGCTGTGCAACTTTTGCACCAACTGCAAATGTGTCCATTCCTGCAATATGAGCATAGAACAGGTCCTCAGGGTCAAATGATCCTCTTCGTACCTTCGCATCAAAGTTTAGGCCGCCTGTTCCAAGGCCGTCATTTTTAAGAATTTCAACCATTGCCAATGCTGTAGAATAGATATCTGTCGGGAATTCGTCAGTATCCCATCCCAGCAGGGTATCTCCCTGGTTTGCATCCACTGAACCAAGCATTCCATTTATGCGTGCTGTGTGCAGTTCATGCTCAAATGTATGGCCGGCAAGGGTCGCGTGGTTTGCTTCAATATTGAATTTAAAGTAGTCTTTTAAGCCGTAAGATTGCAAGAATGATAAACTGGTTGCCACATCAAAATCATATTGATGTTTGGTAGGCTCCTTCGGCTTTGGCTCGATTAAGAATTGTGCGTCAAATCCAATTTCCTTTGCATAATCAATTGCCATATGGAAGAAGCGCGCAAGATTATCGAGTTCAAGCTTCATGTTCGTATTCAGCAGTGTTTCGTATCCTTCGCGTCCGCCCCAGAATACATAGTTCACAGCACCCAGCTCCTTGCCGATCTCAAGTCCCTTTTTCACTTTCGCTGCAGCATAAGCAAATACATCAGCATTAGGCGCTGTCGCCGCACCGTGCAGCCAGCGCGGATGTGAAAACATATTAGCAGTATTCCATAATAACTTTGTTTTGCTGGATTTCATGTATTCCTTAATCATGGCCGTAATTTCATCTAAGTTCTTAAAAGTTTCGCTTAATGAATCCCCTTCAGGCGCAATATCAGCGTCATGGAAACAGAAAAACGGAACATTCAGTTTTTCATAGAATTCAAAGGAGGCTTCTACACGTGCCTTGGCCAAGTCCATTCCGGAAAATCTGCCATAGGAACGGATCATCGTTCCATCTCCGAAAGGATCTGTGCCTTCCGCAGTGAACGTATGCCAGTAAGACACAGCAAAACGGAGAAGGTCTTCCATTTTTCTGCCGTTGATCATTTCTTCAGGATTATAATATTTAAAAGCCAATGGATTATTAGAATCTGGACCTTCGTATTTTACTCCGCTCACATTACTAAAGTAGTTCATTTTCATTCCTCCATCTTTTCTTTTAGATTGTTATCGCTTTCATTTGATTACAAATCGATTTTACCACCATAAACTTAGTTTGTCTATTGAATGAACTAAGTTTCATTTTTATTTTTAATTATGGTATAAATGGAATATGATTGTAATAGACAAAGAAATTGAGGATTTGAGGAGAAAGATAATGACTTGGAATCAGCAGCTGGTAAAAATGAAAAACAAATCACGCGTTCTGCAGACGATAATCTACCAATCCCCTATCTCCCGGGCTGATATCGCACAGCACTTGGGACTGACTAAAGGTACTGTTTCCTCGTTGGTCAACGAGCTGATAGAAGAAAAAATCTGTTCCGAAACAGGACCAGGCAAATCGAGCGGAGGACGTCGCCCTGTGATGCTGCTCTTTAATGAAAAAGCTGGATATGCCATTGGAATTGATTTAGGGGTGAACTATATTTTAGGTGTCATGACTGATTTATCGGGTAATATTGTGAGCGAAAATTTGAAGCATATGAAGAGCATGAGGTATGAAGAAACCATTCTTGTCATAAAAGAAGTCATCCAATCATTATTGGACTCTACCCCCGAGAGCCCTTATGGTGTAATCGGAATCGGCATTGGAGTACCAGGAATCGTAAATAAGGAAGGCAGCAATATCCTGCTGGCACCTAATCTGGGCTGGACAGATATCAATTTAAAGGCAGAAATTGAGACAGAGTTTCACCTTCCCGTTATCATCGACAACGAAGCGAACGCCGGAGCATACGGGGAAAAGCGTTTCGGAGCCGGGAAAAACTTTGAAAATCTCATCTATGTAAGCGCTGGAATTGGCATAGGCGTCGGCTTTATTTTACAAAACAGCCTTTATCGGGGGGCTGAGGGATTCTCCGGTGAAATGGGCCATATGGTGATCGATATAGATGGAAAAGAATGCAGATGCGGCAGCAAAGGCTGCTGGGAATTGTACGCTTCTGAACAGGCATTACTAAACCAGGCAAAGAATATTCAATCATATTTACAACGGGATGATCTGAACCTGGAGTCATTAGTTG includes:
- a CDS encoding ROK family transcriptional regulator — its product is MTWNQQLVKMKNKSRVLQTIIYQSPISRADIAQHLGLTKGTVSSLVNELIEEKICSETGPGKSSGGRRPVMLLFNEKAGYAIGIDLGVNYILGVMTDLSGNIVSENLKHMKSMRYEETILVIKEVIQSLLDSTPESPYGVIGIGIGVPGIVNKEGSNILLAPNLGWTDINLKAEIETEFHLPVIIDNEANAGAYGEKRFGAGKNFENLIYVSAGIGIGVGFILQNSLYRGAEGFSGEMGHMVIDIDGKECRCGSKGCWELYASEQALLNQAKNIQSYLQRDDLNLESLVEMAEEDEEVKDLFRQIGRCLGIGINNIINTFNPEQIIIGNRLAIAKELLLDSIMEVVETHSLRFNQENLNITFADLSIYSTALGASAYATENFLNSDLQENLKK